The following coding sequences lie in one Paenibacillus durus ATCC 35681 genomic window:
- a CDS encoding spermine/spermidine synthase — translation MLDDYLKIIDRCSTPHGEIQLQRRGTEYEIISNGTFLMATYNGESEKLLVKAALDACGKDKCSVLIGGLGVGYSLAEAIGDARTEQVIVVEIEEKIIDWYRSIFAEFTGNAVDNKKANIIHADLIQWISQTQETFDAICLDIDNGPDWTVFQENKCLYGDEGLKTLSRLLKPNGVISFWSSSSSADFLERLHIHFSTVTTLSIDTNQSEEPDFIYLSKL, via the coding sequence ATGCTTGATGATTATTTAAAGATTATTGACCGCTGCAGCACTCCTCATGGAGAAATTCAACTTCAACGCCGAGGAACAGAATATGAAATTATAAGCAATGGTACATTTCTTATGGCAACTTATAATGGGGAATCGGAGAAATTGCTAGTTAAAGCAGCCTTGGATGCCTGCGGGAAGGATAAATGTTCCGTGCTAATTGGCGGACTTGGTGTCGGCTACTCGTTAGCGGAAGCAATCGGTGATGCACGGACAGAACAAGTTATTGTAGTTGAAATCGAAGAAAAGATCATTGACTGGTATCGATCAATTTTTGCGGAATTTACCGGAAACGCCGTGGATAATAAGAAAGCAAACATCATTCATGCTGATCTCATTCAGTGGATATCACAAACCCAAGAGACATTTGATGCAATCTGTTTAGATATTGATAACGGGCCTGACTGGACCGTTTTTCAGGAGAATAAGTGCCTATACGGCGATGAAGGATTAAAGACTCTTTCCCGCCTTTTAAAACCCAATGGAGTTATTTCATTTTGGAGTTCTTCATCATCTGCCGATTTTTTGGAGCGTCTACATATACATTTTTCAACTGTAACCACATTGTCAATTGATACAAATCAAAGCGAAGAACCAGATTTTATATACTTATCGAAGTTATAA
- a CDS encoding DNA topology modulation protein: protein MNRILVIGSSGSGKSTLSQKLIKILNIPVIHLDAYFWNANWVPTPNDEWDQIVEKFTNEDQWIIDGNYSRTMDIRIKKADLIIFLDMPRLLCMYRIIKRRIKYHKKARPDMNEGCPEKLDWEFVKWVWNYRKRSRMNTIKKLEHIRENQQVIIVKTRRQVEEWIESLKSNFSIAR from the coding sequence ATGAATCGAATATTGGTTATTGGTTCAAGCGGATCGGGCAAATCAACCTTATCTCAAAAGCTTATCAAAATACTCAATATTCCGGTAATACACTTGGATGCATATTTTTGGAATGCTAATTGGGTCCCTACACCAAATGATGAGTGGGATCAGATCGTTGAAAAATTTACGAACGAAGATCAATGGATAATCGATGGAAACTACTCAAGAACTATGGATATCAGAATTAAGAAAGCGGACTTGATCATTTTTTTGGATATGCCAAGGCTTCTATGTATGTATCGAATTATTAAACGGAGAATTAAGTATCATAAGAAAGCTAGACCTGATATGAATGAAGGATGCCCAGAGAAATTAGATTGGGAATTTGTTAAATGGGTTTGGAATTATAGAAAGAGAAGTCGAATGAACACAATAAAGAAACTTGAACATATCAGAGAAAATCAACAAGTAATCATTGTAAAAACAAGAAGACAGGTTGAGGAATGGATAGAAAGCTTAAAAAGCAACTTCTCAATCGCTCGGTGA
- a CDS encoding Type 1 glutamine amidotransferase-like domain-containing protein, whose protein sequence is MTKLVLFSDQLKKENVELNRRLISLFEHKTPSIGYIPSCSDLHRKYFQATSEYYKKLGIAKIDYFDLDVEYDGDTFSHIFDYDAIHLSGGNTFNFLNLLKKRKIIESIRSYVNSGGILIGVSAGSIMMSKTIELAGYGEDADQDHVCLDDLNALGLVDFQFMPHWDESEETIKLLRKYARERNTIVYACKDGDGIVINNSKVEPIGGLQIIEPNQ, encoded by the coding sequence ATGACTAAATTGGTTTTATTTAGTGATCAATTAAAAAAAGAAAATGTTGAATTGAATCGTAGATTGATCAGTTTGTTCGAACATAAGACACCTTCAATCGGGTATATACCTTCATGTTCCGATTTGCATAGAAAGTACTTTCAAGCAACATCTGAATATTACAAGAAGCTAGGGATTGCAAAAATCGATTATTTCGACTTGGATGTAGAGTATGATGGAGACACATTCTCTCACATATTCGATTATGATGCGATTCATTTATCGGGTGGAAACACATTTAATTTTCTAAACCTTTTAAAGAAACGAAAAATAATCGAATCAATTCGTTCCTACGTGAATAGTGGAGGAATTCTAATTGGCGTCAGTGCTGGAAGTATCATGATGTCAAAGACAATTGAGCTTGCTGGGTATGGTGAAGATGCTGATCAGGATCATGTTTGTCTTGATGATTTGAATGCTTTGGGTTTAGTTGATTTTCAATTTATGCCGCATTGGGATGAATCGGAAGAAACAATAAAATTACTAAGAAAATATGCAAGAGAAAGAAACACTATTGTTTATGCTTGTAAAGATGGTGATGGAATTGTAATAAACAATTCAAAGGTTGAACCAATTGGTGGCCTACAAATCATAGAACCAAATCAATAG
- a CDS encoding AAA family ATPase, whose amino-acid sequence MINKIHILGASGSGTTTLAKALAEKLGYKHLDTDDYYWIPTDVPFTRVRPIQDRQSLLKKDLTNTPQWILSGSLCGWGDIFVPYFDLVVFIWIPQEIRIKRLIEREQNRYGKEIEKNGSRYQSFLKFIEWASSYDEAGVETRSRAMHEQWISKLKCPVLRIEGDITSSVHERVSKVLEMINTTRT is encoded by the coding sequence ATGATAAATAAGATACATATTCTTGGCGCGTCTGGCTCTGGAACGACTACTTTAGCGAAAGCCTTGGCAGAGAAGTTAGGATATAAGCATTTGGATACAGATGATTACTATTGGATTCCAACGGACGTACCCTTTACTAGGGTAAGACCTATTCAAGATCGTCAATCCCTTCTAAAAAAGGATCTAACCAACACTCCCCAATGGATATTGTCGGGGTCATTATGCGGTTGGGGGGATATATTTGTACCCTATTTTGATTTAGTAGTGTTCATATGGATACCTCAGGAAATACGGATTAAACGGTTAATTGAACGAGAGCAAAATAGGTATGGGAAAGAGATTGAAAAAAATGGAAGCCGATACCAATCATTCCTAAAGTTTATCGAATGGGCGTCAAGCTATGACGAAGCTGGTGTAGAAACAAGAAGCCGGGCTATGCATGAACAATGGATCTCTAAATTAAAGTGCCCTGTATTAAGGATTGAAGGGGATATCACATCAAGTGTTCATGAAAGAGTCAGTAAAGTACTGGAAATGATCAATACGACAAGAACCTAA
- a CDS encoding sensor histidine kinase, translated as MKRFLLNLSRRYTRKLGNKLGLAFSLIVCVLILVLATVSYYRTTWIIKDNYISNTAKELKHMNESLEGYVAQIDALSLSFRRDDNFMEALINDEEDFSSRLYIENQLRNLFFSSSRDIAAVSLYIPRTGAEYTISRLTDSPKLEVDYPEYIMSNPWFKEASSRANTFRSIKPPLQSSWAYNTDNKPLFFTFHRALINIPSQRPLGMVSITINSAYRDKMINDILDQNAEVIAIFDRNNTSFYNSNPKTLSNEADLVQSIDWTKPEGYLNWNDGKQDFLVMYDVSPGDGWKLVKLISTSALNERAKNTRNLEFLIGLVFLLIGTLLVTLATKTITRPLKRLSKQMEKVGGANFDVMIEINGNDEIAYLSKKFNAMVAKINDLINEEYKAKLGEKTARMKALEAQINPHFLYNALQTISTEALVHRVDHIDRMVQALAYILRYSIRTGDNVNLSQEMRNVESYVMLQQARYGERLSVKIDLDKTIADIPIPKMAVQLLVENSIKHVLEQTLDPVLIRVRGYFREEWAIIEVSDNGPGIPEARLKELQELLQKENWMNEQQGSIGLKNLSERLKLLIHSDARLEIRNLPEGGTSVQIIIPVEAGGIYP; from the coding sequence GTGAAGCGCTTTCTTTTGAATCTGTCAAGGAGATACACCCGTAAGCTGGGGAATAAGCTAGGATTGGCTTTTTCGCTCATTGTCTGTGTGCTGATTCTGGTGCTTGCCACTGTGTCCTATTACCGGACTACCTGGATTATCAAAGACAACTACATTTCCAATACAGCTAAAGAGCTGAAGCATATGAACGAAAGTCTGGAAGGCTATGTGGCGCAGATTGACGCGCTGTCGCTGTCGTTCAGGCGGGATGACAACTTTATGGAGGCGCTGATTAACGACGAAGAGGATTTTTCAAGCCGTCTCTACATTGAGAACCAGCTAAGGAACCTGTTCTTCTCCTCCAGCAGAGATATCGCCGCCGTCTCCTTGTATATTCCGCGGACCGGGGCCGAGTACACCATCTCGCGGCTGACGGATTCGCCGAAGCTGGAAGTCGATTATCCTGAGTATATCATGTCGAACCCGTGGTTCAAGGAGGCCAGCTCCAGAGCCAATACGTTCCGCAGCATCAAACCGCCGCTGCAGTCATCCTGGGCGTATAATACGGATAATAAACCGCTGTTTTTCACTTTTCATAGGGCACTCATAAATATTCCGAGCCAGAGGCCGTTGGGGATGGTGTCGATCACGATCAACTCCGCATACAGAGATAAGATGATTAACGATATCCTTGATCAAAACGCCGAGGTTATCGCGATTTTTGACCGGAATAATACTTCCTTTTATAACAGCAATCCTAAGACTTTAAGCAATGAAGCGGATTTGGTGCAATCCATTGACTGGACGAAGCCGGAAGGCTATCTGAATTGGAATGACGGAAAGCAGGATTTTCTCGTCATGTATGACGTTTCGCCGGGCGACGGCTGGAAGCTGGTTAAGCTGATCTCTACCAGTGCCTTGAACGAGCGGGCCAAGAATACGAGAAATCTGGAGTTTTTGATCGGATTGGTCTTTTTGCTGATCGGCACACTCCTCGTCACACTTGCAACGAAAACGATTACACGACCGCTGAAACGGCTGTCGAAGCAGATGGAAAAGGTCGGCGGCGCGAATTTTGATGTGATGATTGAAATTAACGGCAACGATGAGATCGCCTATCTCTCGAAAAAATTCAACGCGATGGTTGCCAAGATCAACGATCTGATTAATGAAGAATATAAAGCCAAGCTGGGCGAGAAGACCGCGCGCATGAAGGCGCTCGAGGCGCAGATAAACCCGCATTTTTTATACAACGCTCTGCAGACGATTTCCACGGAGGCGCTTGTTCACAGGGTCGATCATATTGACCGGATGGTGCAGGCGCTGGCTTATATTTTGCGGTATTCGATCCGAACCGGCGATAACGTGAATCTGTCCCAGGAAATGAGAAATGTCGAAAGCTATGTGATGCTTCAGCAGGCCAGGTACGGCGAAAGGTTATCCGTCAAGATCGATCTGGATAAAACAATCGCTGATATCCCCATCCCTAAAATGGCTGTTCAGCTTCTGGTGGAGAATTCGATCAAGCATGTTCTGGAGCAGACGCTGGACCCCGTCTTGATCAGGGTTCGGGGCTATTTCAGGGAAGAATGGGCCATCATCGAGGTGAGCGACAACGGTCCCGGCATTCCGGAAGCCCGGCTCAAGGAACTGCAGGAACTGCTGCAAAAGGAGAATTGGATGAACGAGCAGCAGGGGAGCATCGGGCTGAAGAATTTATCCGAGAGATTAAAGCTGTTAATCCATAGTGACGCCAGGCTGGAAATCCGCAACCTTCCGGAGGGAGGGACATCCGTACAAATCATCATTCCTGTGGAGGCTGGAGGGATATACCCATGA
- a CDS encoding alpha/beta fold hydrolase, with protein sequence MKNYKTYGAPPYTTFLIHGGPAAAGELAPLSKILCTEISVVEPFQTKRSINELLTEMKEVIDEIGIAPVNLVGYSWGAWLSFIFSSVYPELVYKLILVGSGPFEEKYVQEMIQTRISRMTDLDKIKHDEIMEQLSKEEVDRAEILSEFGKLMSKIDNYDSIPTEPNNINIDFEIYESVWGEASILRKNGKLLEYGRNITCPVIAIHGTYDPHPYMGVIEPLSKIIKYFRYELIDRCGHTPWKERYARDVFKTLLLKEFSR encoded by the coding sequence ATGAAGAACTATAAAACCTATGGTGCACCGCCTTATACCACATTTTTAATTCACGGAGGACCTGCAGCGGCTGGGGAATTAGCTCCACTATCCAAAATATTATGTACTGAAATAAGTGTTGTCGAACCTTTTCAGACTAAGAGATCCATAAATGAATTACTTACTGAAATGAAAGAAGTTATTGATGAAATAGGGATTGCTCCAGTTAATTTGGTTGGTTATTCATGGGGGGCTTGGCTATCTTTTATCTTTTCTTCAGTTTATCCGGAATTGGTATATAAGTTAATACTTGTAGGAAGTGGACCGTTTGAAGAGAAGTATGTTCAGGAAATGATCCAAACGAGAATAAGCAGAATGACAGATTTAGATAAAATAAAGCATGATGAAATTATGGAACAATTAAGCAAAGAAGAAGTAGACAGAGCCGAAATTTTGAGTGAATTTGGGAAATTAATGTCAAAGATAGATAACTATGATTCAATACCTACTGAACCAAATAATATAAATATAGATTTCGAAATTTATGAAAGTGTATGGGGAGAAGCAAGTATATTAAGAAAGAATGGGAAGTTACTTGAATACGGAAGGAATATCACTTGTCCAGTAATCGCAATTCATGGTACTTATGATCCTCATCCATACATGGGGGTAATTGAACCGTTATCGAAAATAATAAAATATTTTAGATATGAATTAATTGATCGCTGCGGACATACGCCTTGGAAAGAACGATATGCAAGAGATGTATTCAAAACATTATTACTTAAAGAATTCTCCAGATAA
- a CDS encoding IS3 family transposase codes for MVEELRDRHGVTRLLAIAGIPRASYYKWRASGSKRKETHSRDHEIKEHMLAIHLIHPYFGYPRMKTALREAGYLVNHKKVWRLMKELSIPSVIRKKRKYSSYTPSVVYPNRLRRQFHAAGPQQKLVTDITYISDGARFYYLSAIQDLFNNEIVAWQISERNDVKLVLDTVEQWTRKRDVSGAVLHSDQGFQYTSAAYNTRLEEFGVKGSHSRKATCLDNACIESFFSHLKTEKLYLHQCKSETEIHQAVEEYIYFYNYQRFQAKLKQRAPIEYRHALAA; via the coding sequence ATCGTAGAGGAGTTACGCGACCGGCACGGCGTGACACGTCTGTTAGCCATTGCCGGAATCCCTAGAGCCAGCTACTACAAGTGGCGAGCAAGCGGGTCAAAGCGTAAAGAAACTCATTCGCGGGATCATGAAATCAAAGAGCATATGCTAGCGATTCACTTGATTCATCCCTACTTCGGATATCCCCGGATGAAAACCGCTTTACGGGAGGCGGGTTATCTCGTCAATCACAAGAAAGTATGGCGACTAATGAAGGAGTTGTCGATTCCCTCGGTGATCCGGAAGAAACGAAAGTACTCGAGCTACACGCCTTCTGTGGTCTACCCGAACCGGCTGAGGCGTCAGTTTCATGCGGCAGGGCCACAGCAGAAGCTGGTGACTGACATTACGTATATCTCAGACGGTGCGCGCTTTTATTACTTGTCCGCCATTCAGGACCTGTTTAACAATGAGATTGTGGCTTGGCAGATCTCAGAGCGAAATGACGTCAAGCTCGTCCTGGATACGGTCGAACAATGGACACGAAAAAGAGACGTGTCCGGGGCCGTGCTCCACTCGGATCAGGGCTTCCAGTACACGTCTGCGGCGTACAACACGCGACTCGAGGAATTCGGCGTCAAGGGCAGCCACTCTCGCAAAGCAACCTGCCTGGATAACGCCTGCATCGAATCCTTCTTTTCGCATCTCAAGACGGAGAAGTTGTACCTCCACCAGTGTAAGTCAGAAACCGAGATACATCAAGCAGTGGAGGAGTATATCTATTTTTACAATTACCAGCGATTTCAGGCCAAACTCAAACAGCGCGCACCGATTGAGTACCGGCACGCGCTGGCTGCTTAG
- a CDS encoding helix-turn-helix domain-containing protein — protein sequence MAKKGQKFQTYGEEFKTAAVQAYLEGTGSYTTVSARLGIRSKTQLQEWVKKYKTGEAYDTRKGLTNPLKGRQRTKFASVEEERDYLKAQVDYLKKRYPNLVREVAPVRRTTTKS from the coding sequence ATGGCCAAAAAGGGACAGAAATTTCAAACCTATGGAGAAGAGTTTAAGACGGCGGCGGTTCAGGCCTATTTGGAGGGGACGGGCAGTTACACGACGGTTTCAGCCCGACTGGGAATCCGGAGTAAGACCCAACTTCAGGAGTGGGTGAAGAAGTACAAAACGGGGGAAGCGTATGACACCCGCAAGGGATTAACCAACCCTCTTAAAGGGCGGCAACGCACGAAATTTGCTAGCGTCGAGGAAGAACGGGATTATCTGAAAGCGCAGGTAGATTATCTAAAAAAGCGGTACCCAAATCTGGTCAGGGAGGTCGCCCCCGTCCGCAGGACAACTACCAAATCGTAG
- a CDS encoding DUF6933 domain-containing protein, which produces MFVLRFTQTLLKDMRATPQENELEFPLFSWHANIIRLNNRKHILLINDLSRLSVIIDGVRATQLNNLIGKFLSALLDYLVSEGIEQKLIASYMRDGSEVRVSKTNNRSVLGTMKEITMYSTETQMEFESKEEQMKWLNRLIYKPIDYKEPINVFKEAIERNYL; this is translated from the coding sequence ATGTTCGTTTTAAGATTTACTCAAACTCTATTGAAAGATATGAGGGCTACCCCTCAAGAGAATGAACTCGAATTCCCTCTTTTTAGCTGGCATGCAAATATTATTCGATTGAACAATCGGAAACATATCCTACTTATCAATGATTTAAGTCGGTTGAGTGTGATAATAGATGGAGTTAGGGCTACACAGTTAAATAATTTAATAGGTAAATTTCTGTCGGCACTTTTGGACTATCTGGTAAGCGAAGGAATTGAACAGAAATTAATAGCGTCGTATATGAGAGACGGTTCAGAAGTGAGGGTATCAAAAACTAATAATAGAAGTGTCTTGGGTACAATGAAAGAAATAACAATGTATAGTACAGAAACGCAAATGGAATTTGAAAGTAAGGAAGAGCAAATGAAATGGCTAAATAGATTAATCTACAAACCAATTGACTATAAGGAACCAATAAATGTATTTAAGGAAGCTATTGAAAGGAATTATTTGTAA
- a CDS encoding DUF5071 domain-containing protein, translating to MDDLLNRLPRDKHDFERVNDLKKLDKEELILLIPNLLMWLQDINWPIAIEISKLLLTIPEEVIPYVKDVLQGDDDIWKEWYLRYFVMHLPIELRQQLQEQIQRIAYKPTKGEKIEEVHITARELLGN from the coding sequence ATGGATGATTTATTAAATCGTTTGCCAAGAGACAAACATGACTTCGAGAGAGTAAACGACTTGAAAAAACTAGATAAAGAAGAATTGATATTACTCATTCCGAATTTATTAATGTGGCTACAAGACATAAACTGGCCAATAGCTATTGAGATATCAAAGTTGTTACTAACAATTCCCGAAGAGGTAATTCCCTATGTTAAAGATGTCCTCCAAGGAGATGATGACATTTGGAAAGAATGGTACCTAAGATATTTTGTAATGCATTTACCTATTGAATTAAGACAACAACTACAAGAGCAAATTCAGCGAATAGCTTATAAACCAACTAAGGGAGAAAAAATTGAAGAAGTACATATTACAGCTAGAGAATTGCTAGGGAATTAA
- a CDS encoding class I SAM-dependent methyltransferase: MKINRESMLRYGEKDFDEDYINWGFDEENEQIFIASQMLSVFQSSGKDIIDLACGLSRYHKVWLCKDYNVTGVDLSETFIEQSAYNNRDFPNANYLVQDINSLDFKEQFDIATWIDPIEITAKPVRNIFNSLRSGGMFIYEMWNENFGKQKQRYTFNKTWTLEGGIYKLIRHEYNHATSTIEHEETYINTNTAEITIKYIDSKTVNTHCTRELLLAAGFGRIEMTTWDGKPFDPIDDTTERFLMIGYKD; encoded by the coding sequence ATGAAAATAAATAGGGAATCTATGCTGCGCTACGGCGAGAAGGATTTCGATGAGGACTACATCAATTGGGGATTTGATGAAGAGAATGAGCAAATATTTATAGCCTCTCAAATGTTATCTGTGTTCCAGTCTTCAGGAAAAGACATTATTGATTTAGCGTGTGGTTTATCCAGATATCATAAAGTGTGGTTATGCAAGGACTATAATGTAACCGGTGTTGATTTATCCGAAACGTTTATTGAACAATCTGCATATAACAACCGTGATTTTCCAAATGCTAACTATTTGGTCCAAGATATCAACAGCCTAGACTTCAAAGAACAATTTGATATTGCGACATGGATTGATCCAATTGAGATTACAGCTAAACCGGTTAGAAACATCTTCAATTCTTTGCGAAGTGGAGGAATGTTCATCTATGAGATGTGGAACGAGAACTTTGGTAAGCAGAAACAAAGATATACTTTCAACAAGACATGGACTTTAGAAGGGGGAATCTATAAATTAATCCGTCACGAGTATAATCATGCAACCTCAACCATTGAACATGAAGAAACCTATATCAATACAAATACTGCTGAGATAACAATAAAGTATATCGATTCCAAAACAGTAAATACCCATTGTACAAGAGAGTTATTGCTTGCTGCCGGTTTTGGCCGAATTGAGATGACAACATGGGATGGAAAGCCTTTTGACCCGATTGACGATACTACAGAACGATTTCTAATGATAGGATATAAAGATTAA
- a CDS encoding cytidine deaminase — protein MPLEKADLELIEVAQNTIKKLYKDGKHHIGAAIRTKTGKIYSAVHLEAYIGRVSVCAEAIVIGKAISEGESDFDTIVAVRHPDPTQKEQKIEVVSPCGICRELISDYGTETQVILKGTDNYIKKKIHELLPDKYIRTE, from the coding sequence ATGCCTTTAGAAAAAGCAGATTTAGAACTCATTGAGGTAGCACAGAACACAATAAAAAAACTATACAAAGATGGCAAGCACCACATCGGGGCAGCGATTAGAACAAAAACAGGGAAAATATACTCGGCGGTACATTTAGAGGCTTATATTGGACGGGTATCCGTATGTGCCGAAGCGATTGTAATAGGCAAAGCCATATCAGAAGGAGAAAGTGATTTTGATACGATCGTAGCCGTAAGACATCCTGATCCCACTCAAAAGGAACAAAAGATAGAAGTAGTATCGCCCTGCGGAATCTGCAGGGAACTGATAAGCGATTATGGAACAGAGACACAGGTCATTTTAAAGGGAACTGATAATTATATAAAGAAGAAAATTCACGAATTATTACCGGATAAATATATAAGAACAGAATAA
- a CDS encoding aminoglycoside phosphotransferase family protein, with translation MEEKQSQYINYIQEKYPDIEIKQIKSNLTDGLHNDVIIINDRDVFRFAKHDFSKSLLHNEYRVLQIVRQFVDMPVPNLELIDEGVSKYSYIKGKPIYRNNILKLNEAIQDLIAHQLGLFLSQLHSIPMSIIQENNISAFPGNGTQESYKDLYSRIENTLFPHMKSYVIDCIQNIFRPVFENKNFLDYSPTLIHGDLAPYHILEEANNLIGIIDFGVSGYGDPAHDVSVILDTLGEGFLKRVSKYYNDMESLMDRSRFYANVSSIRWALIGFESNDVSWYLNHFFTAKDISPYGLT, from the coding sequence ATGGAAGAAAAACAATCACAATACATAAATTACATCCAAGAAAAATACCCGGATATCGAAATAAAGCAAATCAAGTCTAACTTAACGGATGGTCTCCATAACGATGTGATCATAATCAATGATAGGGATGTTTTTCGTTTTGCCAAACACGATTTTAGTAAAAGCCTTTTGCATAACGAATACAGGGTACTTCAAATTGTGAGACAATTTGTTGACATGCCAGTACCTAATCTAGAACTGATTGATGAAGGAGTTTCAAAGTATTCCTATATTAAGGGGAAGCCCATCTATCGGAATAATATTTTGAAATTAAATGAAGCCATTCAGGATCTTATCGCTCATCAACTAGGTCTATTTTTATCTCAGCTGCATTCCATTCCAATGAGTATAATTCAAGAAAATAATATTAGTGCGTTTCCTGGTAATGGAACTCAAGAATCATATAAGGATTTATATTCAAGAATAGAGAATACACTATTCCCACATATGAAGAGTTATGTCATTGATTGCATTCAAAATATCTTTCGTCCTGTATTTGAAAACAAGAATTTCCTTGATTACAGTCCAACATTAATACATGGGGATTTAGCTCCATACCACATCCTTGAAGAAGCAAATAATCTGATTGGCATAATTGATTTTGGTGTGTCAGGTTATGGTGATCCGGCTCATGATGTAAGTGTTATTCTTGATACTCTAGGAGAGGGATTTCTAAAGAGAGTAAGTAAGTACTACAATGATATGGAATCACTAATGGATAGATCAAGATTCTATGCTAATGTTTCTTCAATAAGGTGGGCGCTTATAGGGTTTGAGAGTAATGATGTTTCATGGTATTTAAATCACTTTTTTACAGCAAAAGATATAAGTCCTTATGGTCTAACCTAA
- a CDS encoding class I SAM-dependent methyltransferase — MSTEIIKKPEDVLTMLDSLMREPAPFWNHFYSDRTKRIPFFVEYPDENLVSYIESGMLNKGRMLELGCGPGRNAIYATLNGYAVDAIDISEEAITWAMERAKERNISVNFECKSVFNLQYMEEFDFVYDSGCLHHLWPHRRVGYIQMISNALKSKGYFGLTCFAPGFTEIGGAYELTDWEIYRERSMKGGQAYSKEKLIDILGDYFDLIELRAMNECNDLDMKFGVPFLWASLWRKK, encoded by the coding sequence ATGTCAACAGAAATCATAAAAAAACCAGAAGATGTTCTTACGATGTTGGATTCATTAATGAGAGAACCAGCACCATTTTGGAATCATTTTTATAGTGATAGAACGAAGAGAATACCTTTTTTTGTAGAATATCCTGATGAGAATTTGGTTTCTTATATTGAATCTGGAATGTTAAACAAAGGACGAATGTTAGAATTGGGATGTGGGCCTGGAAGAAATGCAATTTATGCAACACTCAATGGATATGCCGTAGACGCCATAGATATATCGGAAGAAGCGATAACCTGGGCCATGGAACGAGCGAAAGAAAGGAATATTAGTGTCAATTTTGAATGTAAATCTGTATTTAACCTACAATATATGGAAGAGTTTGACTTCGTTTATGATTCGGGCTGTTTGCATCATTTGTGGCCGCATAGGAGAGTTGGATATATTCAGATGATATCTAATGCTCTCAAATCAAAGGGGTATTTCGGATTAACTTGCTTCGCTCCAGGATTTACTGAGATAGGTGGAGCATATGAACTCACTGATTGGGAAATTTATCGGGAAAGAAGTATGAAAGGCGGGCAAGCCTATAGCAAAGAAAAATTGATAGATATTTTAGGGGATTATTTTGATTTAATCGAGCTCAGAGCGATGAATGAATGTAACGATTTAGATATGAAATTCGGTGTACCATTTTTATGGGCTAGTCTTTGGAGGAAGAAATGA
- the lepB gene encoding signal peptidase I — MQVLFIIMMVLFSGSIQSSNYKFYIADGPSMAPTILAQDRITVDPTYYKEHKIERGDIIIFTTSVNESKYIKRVVGLAGDKVKISDNKLYVNDVLQDETYIQEEVSNNSQIGEKYNLDFPETKVPQNSIFVLGDNRRDSVDSRIMGAISVDKVLGKVIKIRPSSVR, encoded by the coding sequence ATGCAAGTATTGTTCATAATAATGATGGTGTTGTTCTCGGGGTCTATACAATCTTCTAATTATAAATTTTATATAGCAGACGGACCCTCAATGGCTCCAACTATATTAGCTCAGGATCGTATAACAGTTGATCCAACTTATTATAAAGAGCATAAGATTGAGCGTGGTGACATAATAATATTTACTACCTCAGTAAATGAGTCTAAATACATAAAGAGAGTAGTAGGATTAGCGGGTGACAAAGTTAAGATATCTGATAATAAACTTTATGTTAATGACGTATTACAAGATGAGACGTATATACAGGAAGAGGTTTCAAATAATAGTCAAATAGGTGAGAAATACAATTTAGATTTTCCAGAGACTAAAGTACCTCAAAACTCAATTTTTGTTCTAGGTGATAATCGTAGAGACAGTGTGGATAGTAGAATAATGGGGGCAATAAGTGTTGACAAAGTACTAGGTAAAGTAATAAAAATACGACCATCATCAGTAAGGTAA